One part of the Helicobacter cetorum MIT 99-5656 genome encodes these proteins:
- a CDS encoding molybdopterin guanine dinucleotide-containing S/N-oxide reductase, producing the protein MSISRRSILKGTAGVVALVSTSPLKAINSFEKVESIPHATHFGPFIAKVQNGVIKDIIPQKSDYNPTTMLKAMADRVYSDSRVKYPCVRKSFLENKKNHKELRGKEEFVRVSWDVALDLAAKKLKEIPRENIYNASYGGWGHVGKLHRCNSLAGRFFNTTLGGAVGTDGEYSNGAAGRVNPIIVGDMEVYSQQTTHEEMIKNCKVYVMWGADLFKCNRIDYFVPNHVNDSYYPKYKKAGIKFISIDPIYTETAQAFNAEWIQIRPNTDVALMLGMMNYLYTSNKYDKEFIAKYTDGFDKFLPYLLGQTDNTPKTLEWASKITEVPAEKIKELADLFVSTRTFLAGNWAMQRAQHGEQPDWALIVLASMIGQVGLPGGGFGFSMHYSGNGQASSGARPIPGISQGRNRVKGTIPASRVSEAILNPGKEIDFKGKKLKLPKIKMVYNCGASLLGHEPDANELIRALRSVDCVIVHEPWWTPTAKFADIVFPSTSTMERDDITFGGSYSKNVIYAMRKVVEPVYESKDDYEIFRQLALRIGGNEAEQRFTGSKSYMDWIKRFYERSDGPTLKPFDKFWSDGFVEFEIPEDARKFVRHAEFRQDPINNKLATESGKIQIFSQKCADFKLADFKGHPTWFEPAEWLGSKMAETYPFHLVSPHPKYRVHSQLDNTWIRNVYKIQGREPVVINELDAKKLGIKHGEIVEVFNARGRLLAGAFVTKNIRQGVLSIQEGAWYDPEDTKAKHPRCNAGHVNVLTSSRPTSGMAQATSVNTTLVNIRRLRKNELVKPYHSVSVPSIIGA; encoded by the coding sequence ATGTCTATTTCACGCAGAAGTATCCTAAAAGGAACAGCAGGGGTAGTTGCACTCGTTAGCACCAGTCCTTTAAAAGCTATTAATAGTTTTGAAAAAGTAGAGTCCATTCCTCATGCAACGCATTTTGGTCCCTTTATTGCGAAAGTTCAAAATGGGGTTATCAAAGATATTATTCCCCAAAAGAGTGATTACAACCCTACCACGATGTTAAAAGCTATGGCAGATAGGGTGTATTCAGATAGCAGGGTGAAGTATCCTTGTGTGCGTAAGAGCTTTTTGGAAAATAAAAAAAACCACAAAGAGTTGCGTGGAAAAGAAGAGTTTGTGCGTGTGAGCTGGGATGTGGCTTTGGATTTAGCAGCTAAAAAGCTTAAAGAAATTCCTAGAGAAAATATTTATAATGCGAGTTATGGTGGCTGGGGGCATGTGGGTAAATTGCATCGTTGTAATAGCCTAGCAGGGCGGTTTTTTAACACGACTTTAGGGGGGGCAGTTGGGACTGATGGAGAGTATAGTAATGGTGCAGCAGGCAGAGTGAATCCTATTATCGTGGGAGATATGGAAGTTTATTCGCAACAAACGACCCATGAAGAGATGATTAAAAATTGTAAGGTATATGTCATGTGGGGGGCGGATTTATTCAAATGTAATCGCATTGATTATTTTGTGCCAAACCATGTCAATGATAGCTACTACCCTAAGTATAAAAAAGCCGGCATTAAATTCATTAGTATTGACCCCATTTATACCGAAACCGCTCAAGCTTTTAATGCTGAATGGATACAAATTCGCCCTAATACTGATGTGGCGTTAATGCTAGGCATGATGAACTATCTTTACACAAGCAACAAGTATGACAAAGAATTTATCGCTAAATATACCGATGGTTTTGATAAATTTTTACCCTATTTGCTAGGACAAACCGATAACACGCCTAAGACTTTAGAGTGGGCGTCTAAAATCACTGAAGTTCCGGCAGAAAAAATTAAAGAATTAGCGGATTTATTTGTCTCTACCCGCACTTTTTTAGCGGGTAATTGGGCGATGCAAAGAGCCCAGCATGGCGAGCAACCTGATTGGGCGTTAATCGTTTTAGCCAGCATGATTGGTCAAGTGGGCTTGCCTGGTGGGGGCTTTGGCTTTTCTATGCATTATAGCGGAAATGGGCAAGCAAGCTCAGGGGCAAGACCCATTCCAGGGATTTCACAAGGGCGTAATCGTGTGAAAGGCACTATTCCAGCTTCTAGGGTTTCTGAAGCGATTTTGAATCCGGGTAAAGAAATTGATTTCAAGGGTAAAAAACTCAAATTGCCTAAAATCAAAATGGTCTATAATTGTGGGGCGAGTTTATTAGGGCATGAGCCTGATGCGAATGAACTCATTCGTGCGTTAAGAAGCGTGGATTGTGTGATTGTGCATGAGCCTTGGTGGACGCCTACAGCGAAGTTTGCCGATATTGTTTTTCCTTCTACTAGCACTATGGAGAGGGATGATATCACTTTTGGGGGGAGTTATTCTAAGAATGTGATTTATGCTATGCGTAAGGTTGTAGAGCCTGTTTATGAATCTAAAGATGATTATGAGATTTTCAGACAGCTTGCTTTACGCATTGGGGGGAATGAAGCAGAGCAACGCTTCACCGGCTCTAAAAGCTATATGGATTGGATTAAACGCTTTTATGAAAGAAGCGATGGACCTACTTTAAAACCTTTTGATAAATTTTGGAGTGATGGTTTTGTGGAGTTTGAAATTCCTGAAGATGCGAGAAAATTTGTGCGTCATGCGGAGTTCAGGCAAGACCCTATCAATAATAAGTTGGCTACAGAGAGTGGGAAAATTCAAATTTTTTCTCAAAAATGTGCGGATTTTAAACTGGCTGATTTTAAAGGGCATCCGACTTGGTTTGAGCCAGCAGAGTGGCTAGGCTCTAAAATGGCTGAGACTTATCCATTCCATTTAGTCTCTCCGCACCCAAAATATCGTGTCCATTCACAGCTGGATAATACTTGGATTAGGAATGTGTATAAGATTCAAGGTAGAGAGCCTGTAGTTATCAACGAACTAGACGCTAAGAAATTAGGCATTAAACATGGTGAAATTGTAGAAGTGTTTAACGCTAGGGGAAGATTATTAGCGGGGGCGTTTGTAACCAAGAATATCCGTCAAGGCGTTTTGAGTATTCAAGAAGGGGCATGGTATGACCCAGAAGATACCAAAGCGAAACACCCACGATGTAACGCAGGGCATGTGAATGTGCTTACTTCTTCACGCCCTACAAGTGGCATGGCACAAGCCACTTCGGTTAACACAACTTTAGTAAATATTAGAAGACTCAGAAAGAATGAGTTAGTCAAGCCCTATCATTCAGTGTCAGTGCCAAGCATTATTGGGGCATAA
- a CDS encoding DUF3972 domain-containing protein has protein sequence MDILDLEKTKAQVTSKEQDDRESVGLEDLSALAWLELEEFSHLSGLSKERILELVNAGKIQSRKSGDKLLIDASSGTNALIKKVENNLVSMDMNGHSLEPMFVEKTINTILSLHDKVVLAKDETISAFKNENMFLKDALISMQEVYEEDKKTIDMMRDELDKAREEIEFMKRKYRLMWGKVADMGSVNKR, from the coding sequence TTGGATATTTTAGATTTAGAAAAAACAAAAGCCCAAGTTACATCAAAAGAGCAAGATGATAGAGAGTCGGTAGGCTTAGAAGATTTGAGCGCTTTAGCATGGCTTGAGTTAGAAGAGTTTAGCCATCTTTCTGGGCTTTCTAAAGAAAGAATTTTGGAGTTAGTGAATGCTGGCAAAATTCAAAGCAGAAAAAGTGGTGATAAGCTTCTTATTGATGCGAGCAGTGGGACTAACGCACTGATTAAAAAAGTGGAAAACAATTTAGTTTCAATGGATATGAATGGGCATTCTTTAGAGCCTATGTTTGTAGAAAAGACTATTAACACTATTTTAAGCTTGCACGATAAAGTGGTTCTAGCTAAAGATGAAACGATTTCAGCTTTCAAAAATGAAAACATGTTTTTAAAAGATGCTTTGATTTCTATGCAAGAAGTCTATGAAGAAGATAAGAAAACCATTGATATGATGCGAGATGAACTTGACAAGGCAAGAGAAGAAATTGAGTTTATGAAGAGAAAATACCGCTTGATGTGGGGAAAAGTCGCTGATATGGGAAGCGTGAATAAGAGATAG
- a CDS encoding aminotransferase class V-fold PLP-dependent enzyme, whose amino-acid sequence MQAFLNKSFAPLLNPNEDLLEQIRSSIILKKGVRYFDFGASGLASSLVEKRMKSLLPYYANAHSIASKHAILMGALLEECQNRLRHSLGLSEQYLILSAGYGASSAIKKFQEILGVCIPSKTKKNLEPYLKDIPLKHVIVGPYEHHSNEISWREGLCEVVRIPLNKHGLLDLENLEQHLKKHPNSLVSISGASNVTGLLTPLKEVSSLCKNYRVTLALDLANFSAHANPKDCEYQASFHAPHKLLGGVGGCGLLGIAKDLIDTQIAPSFSAGGVIKYANSNRHEFIEELPLREEFGTPGLLQFYKSTLAYQLRDECSLDFIKKREDNLLRVLMYGLRDLPAINIYGNLTASRLGVVAFNIGGVSPYDLARVLSYEYAIETRAGCSCAGPYGHDLLNLNTQKSSDFTTKPGWLRVSLHFSHSVNDIDYLLESLKKAIKKLR is encoded by the coding sequence ATGCAAGCATTTTTAAATAAAAGTTTTGCCCCCTTACTCAATCCTAATGAAGACCTTTTAGAACAAATTCGCTCCAGTATTATCTTAAAAAAAGGGGTGCGTTATTTTGATTTTGGAGCATCAGGGTTAGCGAGTAGTTTAGTTGAAAAACGCATGAAATCTTTATTACCTTACTATGCGAACGCTCATTCTATCGCCTCTAAGCATGCCATTTTAATGGGGGCACTTTTAGAAGAATGTCAAAATAGATTGCGTCACTCTTTAGGTTTAAGCGAACAATATCTAATTTTAAGTGCTGGATATGGAGCAAGCTCAGCGATTAAGAAATTTCAAGAGATTTTAGGGGTATGTATTCCTTCAAAAACCAAGAAAAATTTAGAGCCGTATTTAAAAGATATTCCTTTAAAGCATGTTATTGTAGGCCCTTATGAACACCATTCTAACGAAATTAGCTGGCGTGAAGGCTTGTGTGAAGTGGTGCGTATTCCTTTAAATAAACATGGCTTATTAGATTTAGAAAATTTAGAGCAACACTTAAAAAAGCACCCTAATAGTTTGGTTTCTATAAGTGGTGCTTCTAATGTAACGGGGCTTCTCACACCCTTAAAAGAAGTCTCATCGTTGTGCAAGAATTATAGAGTCACTTTAGCCTTAGATTTGGCTAATTTTAGCGCTCATGCTAACCCTAAAGATTGTGAATATCAAGCAAGTTTTCATGCCCCCCATAAGCTTTTGGGGGGTGTTGGGGGGTGCGGTCTTTTAGGTATTGCTAAAGATTTGATTGACACTCAAATTGCCCCTAGTTTTAGTGCTGGAGGGGTGATTAAATACGCTAATAGCAACAGGCATGAGTTTATTGAAGAACTACCTTTAAGAGAAGAGTTTGGCACGCCAGGATTATTGCAATTTTACAAAAGCACTCTAGCATATCAATTAAGAGATGAATGTAGTTTGGACTTTATCAAAAAGAGAGAAGATAATTTGTTACGAGTGCTTATGTATGGGTTAAGAGATTTGCCAGCCATTAATATCTATGGGAATTTAACAGCCAGTCGTTTGGGGGTAGTGGCTTTCAATATAGGGGGCGTTTCACCCTATGATTTGGCTAGGGTTTTAAGCTATGAATACGCCATTGAAACTCGTGCAGGTTGCTCTTGTGCAGGACCTTATGGGCATGATTTATTGAATCTTAACACCCAAAAATCAAGCGATTTTACGACTAAACCCGGATGGCTTAGAGTGAGTTTACACTTTAGCCATTCAGTGAATGATATTGATTATTTGTTAGAGAGTTTGAAAAAGGCGATTAAAAAGTTGCGTTAG
- a CDS encoding histidine triad nucleotide-binding protein has product MNVFEKIIKGEIPCSKILENEHFLSFYDINPQAKVHALVIPKKSIQDFNGITPELMAQMTTFIFEVVEKLGIKESGYKLLTNVGKNAGQEVMHLHFHILSGDKR; this is encoded by the coding sequence ATGAATGTGTTTGAAAAGATAATTAAGGGCGAAATCCCTTGTTCTAAGATTTTAGAAAACGAGCATTTTTTATCCTTTTATGATATTAACCCCCAAGCTAAAGTCCATGCCTTAGTAATTCCTAAAAAAAGCATTCAAGATTTTAATGGCATAACCCCAGAGCTTATGGCACAAATGACAACATTCATTTTTGAAGTGGTAGAAAAGTTAGGGATTAAAGAAAGCGGTTACAAGCTTTTAACCAATGTCGGTAAAAATGCTGGGCAAGAAGTTATGCATTTGCATTTTCATATTTTAAGTGGGGATAAACGCTAA
- the pheS gene encoding phenylalanine--tRNA ligase subunit alpha — MHTLLEKLQTITNSKELEEVRLNALGKKGVFALKFAELKNLNGEEKNAFAKEIHHYKQAFEEAFELKKKTIMELELEECLKKEKIDVSLFNTQKTSSSHPLNYTKNKIIEFFTPLGYKLEIGSLVEDDFHNFSALNLPPYHPARDMQDTFYFKDNKLLRTHTSPVQIHTMQNQTPPIKMICLGETFRRDYDLTHTPMFHQIEGLVVDKKGSIHFTHLKGVIEDFLHYFFGNVKLRWRSSFFPFTEPSAEVDISCVFCKQEGCRVCSHTGWLEVLGCGMVNNAVFDAVGYKNVSGFAFGMGIERLSMLTCQINDLRSFFETDLRVLESF; from the coding sequence TTGCACACTTTATTGGAAAAATTACAAACCATAACTAACAGCAAAGAGTTAGAAGAGGTGCGTTTGAATGCCCTTGGAAAAAAAGGTGTCTTTGCACTTAAATTTGCTGAACTTAAGAATTTAAATGGCGAAGAGAAAAACGCCTTTGCTAAAGAAATACACCATTATAAACAAGCATTTGAAGAAGCGTTTGAGTTGAAAAAAAAGACCATTATGGAGCTTGAGCTAGAAGAATGCTTAAAAAAAGAAAAAATTGATGTGAGTTTGTTTAACACTCAAAAAACAAGCTCTTCTCACCCCCTAAATTACACCAAAAATAAAATCATTGAATTTTTTACCCCCTTAGGATACAAGCTTGAAATCGGCTCTTTAGTAGAAGATGATTTTCATAATTTTAGCGCTTTAAATTTGCCCCCTTATCATCCTGCAAGAGATATGCAAGACACTTTCTATTTTAAAGATAACAAACTTTTAAGAACACACACTTCACCTGTGCAAATCCATACCATGCAAAATCAAACCCCCCCTATTAAGATGATTTGCTTAGGAGAGACCTTTAGGCGAGATTATGACTTGACCCATACGCCCATGTTTCATCAAATTGAAGGGCTTGTGGTAGATAAAAAAGGAAGTATCCATTTCACGCACTTAAAAGGCGTGATAGAAGACTTTTTACACTATTTTTTTGGCAATGTGAAATTAAGATGGCGTTCGAGCTTTTTCCCTTTTACTGAACCTAGTGCTGAAGTGGATATTAGCTGTGTATTTTGTAAGCAAGAAGGCTGTAGGGTATGCTCACATACCGGCTGGCTAGAAGTTTTAGGCTGTGGCATGGTAAATAATGCCGTCTTTGATGCGGTAGGTTATAAAAATGTGAGCGGATTTGCCTTTGGCATGGGCATTGAGAGATTATCAATGCTTACTTGTCAAATCAATGATTTACGCAGTTTCTTTGAAACTGATTTAAGAGTATTGGAGAGCTTTTAA
- the pheT gene encoding phenylalanine--tRNA ligase subunit beta, giving the protein MKLSTYDLNVFVDVPKDINKLCENLSCLGLEVESCIPCIAPKNVVVGKVLEKTPHQNAEKLSVCQVAVGKEVLQIVCGAKNVKENQFVPVALNGATIGSITIAKTKLRGVESYGMICSSTELGFPKISEGILELDESIGELVLGKELCEYTLFNTHILEISLTPNRGDCLSVLGVAREISAFYQSPLKPIKALDFTKKSDLITLNTDDNIQSHLAYYLIKNHSLNTPLNIKLALAHNNALSENALKNFIEYGTHFSGVLMNAYSVSLSPINLSVKSDENNLEYTSMNGACVNACGGGHYINKLSTIGVEHTIEEDLDEFLLLEASYTEPTNLSLKLHALKDKTLKKDNALIYRSTRGSNPNLLEGLDFLSTLLKAEIYEIKQTKQALKKHTLTIKLEEITEILGLAIEREKVQSILKSLGFEVEIKEQNLEIIVPNFRHDIKTIQDIAEEVLRFVGIDNLVSKPLNCVNRESSNPHYHTHRFFENLKHKALACDFKEVIHYVFYSKEKQQKLGFEVLEDSLELQNPITTELNSLRTSLVCGLLDASLRNKNLGFKSIALYEKGSVYNSKREETQKLGFLVSGLKALESYPYAKGRTWDFYSFAECISKIIGDFSLEKLVTQKPINHPYQSAKIVQNNEVIGTIAKVHPKVIQELDLFESYYAEIDATKLKHPSMLLQPFSIYPSSTRDLTLLIDKDIAFSTLLKALEDAKIPNLHEILALDVFKENDNTIALSIRLVISSLEKTLNDEEVNSVIQKALEILEKKFNAHLKG; this is encoded by the coding sequence ATGAAACTAAGCACTTATGATTTGAATGTTTTTGTAGATGTTCCTAAGGATATAAACAAACTCTGTGAAAATTTGAGTTGCTTAGGCTTAGAAGTAGAGAGTTGTATTCCTTGCATCGCCCCTAAGAATGTGGTTGTGGGTAAAGTGCTAGAAAAAACACCCCACCAAAATGCTGAGAAACTGAGTGTGTGTCAAGTAGCCGTGGGTAAGGAAGTTTTACAAATCGTGTGTGGGGCTAAAAATGTCAAAGAAAATCAATTTGTGCCAGTCGCACTCAATGGAGCGACAATAGGCTCAATCACTATTGCTAAAACCAAACTTAGGGGGGTGGAGAGCTATGGCATGATTTGTTCTAGCACAGAACTTGGCTTTCCTAAAATTAGTGAAGGCATATTGGAATTAGATGAAAGTATTGGAGAGTTAGTTCTAGGTAAGGAATTGTGCGAATACACCTTATTCAACACGCATATTTTAGAAATCTCACTCACTCCAAATCGTGGGGATTGCTTGAGTGTTTTAGGCGTTGCTAGAGAAATCAGTGCGTTTTATCAATCGCCCCTAAAACCTATCAAGGCATTAGATTTTACTAAAAAAAGCGATTTAATCACACTCAATACTGATGATAATATTCAATCGCATTTAGCTTATTATTTGATTAAAAACCATTCTTTAAACACCCCTTTAAATATCAAACTTGCACTAGCTCATAACAATGCGTTGAGTGAGAATGCTTTAAAAAATTTCATAGAATATGGCACGCATTTTAGTGGGGTGCTAATGAATGCTTATAGCGTAAGTTTATCCCCTATTAATCTAAGCGTAAAAAGTGATGAAAATAACCTTGAATATACTAGTATGAATGGTGCTTGTGTAAATGCTTGCGGGGGTGGTCATTATATCAATAAACTATCCACTATCGGCGTAGAACATACCATAGAAGAAGATTTAGATGAATTTTTACTCTTAGAAGCGAGTTATACAGAGCCTACAAACTTATCCTTAAAACTACATGCCCTAAAAGATAAAACACTTAAAAAAGACAACGCCCTTATCTATAGAAGCACTAGGGGAAGCAACCCTAACTTATTAGAAGGTTTAGATTTTTTAAGCACTCTTTTAAAAGCTGAAATTTATGAAATTAAGCAAACCAAGCAAGCCTTGAAGAAACATACACTTACGATAAAGCTTGAAGAAATTACAGAGATTTTAGGACTTGCTATAGAGAGAGAAAAAGTTCAAAGCATTTTAAAAAGTTTAGGCTTTGAAGTTGAGATAAAAGAGCAAAATTTAGAAATTATAGTGCCAAATTTTAGGCATGATATTAAAACAATCCAAGATATTGCTGAAGAAGTCTTACGCTTTGTAGGAATTGATAATTTAGTCTCCAAGCCCCTTAATTGTGTCAATAGGGAGAGTTCAAACCCACATTATCACACGCACCGCTTTTTTGAGAATCTTAAACACAAGGCTCTTGCTTGTGATTTTAAAGAAGTCATTCATTATGTGTTTTATTCCAAAGAAAAACAACAAAAGCTAGGCTTTGAAGTTTTAGAAGACTCACTAGAATTACAAAACCCTATCACAACGGAGTTAAACTCGCTTAGAACGAGCCTTGTTTGTGGTCTTTTAGATGCGAGTTTGAGAAATAAAAATTTAGGGTTTAAAAGCATAGCCCTTTATGAAAAAGGAAGCGTGTATAACTCTAAAAGAGAAGAAACTCAAAAGCTAGGTTTTTTAGTGAGTGGCTTAAAAGCATTAGAAAGCTATCCTTATGCTAAGGGTAGAACATGGGATTTTTACTCTTTTGCTGAATGTATTTCAAAAATTATAGGGGATTTTAGTCTAGAAAAGTTAGTTACTCAAAAGCCTATCAATCACCCCTACCAGAGCGCTAAAATCGTTCAAAATAATGAAGTTATAGGCACAATCGCAAAAGTCCATCCTAAAGTTATCCAAGAACTAGATTTATTTGAAAGCTATTATGCTGAAATTGATGCAACTAAACTCAAGCACCCTAGTATGCTATTACAACCCTTTAGTATTTATCCTAGTAGCACAAGAGATTTGACCCTTTTAATAGACAAAGACATTGCTTTTAGCACTCTGTTAAAAGCTTTAGAAGATGCTAAAATTCCTAACTTACACGAAATTCTAGCCCTTGATGTTTTTAAAGAAAACGATAATACTATCGCTTTAAGCATACGCCTTGTTATTAGCTCTTTAGAAAAAACCTTAAATGATGAAGAAGTTAATTCTGTCATTCAAAAAGCCCTTGAAATTTTAGAGAAAAAATTCAATGCCCACCTTAAAGGATAA
- the aroA gene encoding 3-phosphoshikimate 1-carboxyvinyltransferase codes for MIDLELDINASDKSLSHRAVIFSLLAQKPCIVRNFLMGKDCLSSLEIAQNLGAKIDFITQNSFKITPPLTLKEPNNILNCNNSGTSMRLYAGLLSAQKGLFVLSGDNSLNSRPMKRIIEPLNACGAKILARENNHLAPLVILGSPLKAFDYESPIASAQVKSALILSALQAQGISTYKENELSRNHTEIMLNKLGANIQNKQGVLKITPLEKPLDSFDFSIANDPSSAFFFALACVIVPNSRILLKNVLLNPTRIEAFEVLKKMGAKIEYLIKSKDLEIIGDIYVEYAPLNAITIDKNIASLIDEIPALSIAMLFAKGKSEIKNAKDLRAKESDRINAIISNLKALKLECEEFEDGFCIEGLENAENLKQHFSKIKPPIIKSFNDHRIAMSFAILGLVLPLEIDNLECASISFPKFHTMLNSLKQGK; via the coding sequence TTGATAGATTTAGAGCTTGATATTAATGCTAGTGATAAATCGCTCTCGCACAGAGCGGTAATTTTTAGCCTACTAGCTCAAAAACCTTGCATAGTGCGCAATTTTTTAATGGGGAAAGATTGTTTAAGCTCACTAGAAATCGCTCAAAACTTAGGGGCTAAAATAGATTTTATTACACAAAATTCTTTTAAAATCACGCCCCCACTTACTTTAAAAGAACCTAATAACATTCTAAATTGCAATAATTCTGGCACAAGCATGCGCTTATATGCAGGGCTTTTGAGCGCTCAAAAAGGGCTTTTTGTCTTAAGTGGGGACAATTCATTAAACTCACGCCCTATGAAAAGAATCATTGAGCCTTTGAATGCTTGTGGGGCAAAGATTTTAGCAAGAGAGAATAATCATTTGGCTCCGTTAGTTATCTTAGGAAGCCCCTTAAAAGCTTTTGATTATGAAAGCCCTATCGCTTCTGCTCAAGTAAAAAGTGCTTTAATTCTAAGTGCCTTACAAGCACAAGGTATAAGCACTTATAAAGAAAATGAGCTTAGTCGTAACCACACAGAAATTATGCTTAATAAACTTGGAGCAAATATTCAAAATAAGCAAGGCGTTTTAAAAATAACGCCTTTAGAAAAACCCCTAGATTCTTTTGATTTTAGTATTGCTAATGACCCATCAAGCGCATTCTTTTTCGCTCTAGCTTGCGTTATTGTGCCAAATAGCCGCATTCTTTTAAAAAATGTCCTACTCAATCCCACTCGCATAGAAGCTTTTGAAGTCTTAAAAAAAATGGGCGCTAAGATAGAGTATTTGATAAAATCCAAAGATCTAGAAATCATAGGCGATATTTATGTGGAGTATGCCCCTTTAAACGCTATTACCATAGATAAAAATATTGCAAGCCTTATTGATGAAATCCCAGCCCTTTCAATTGCTATGCTTTTTGCAAAAGGTAAGAGTGAAATCAAAAATGCTAAGGATTTACGAGCTAAAGAAAGCGATAGGATTAATGCCATTATTTCTAATCTCAAGGCTTTAAAATTGGAATGCGAAGAATTTGAAGATGGGTTTTGCATAGAAGGTTTAGAAAATGCAGAAAATTTAAAGCAACACTTTTCTAAGATTAAACCCCCTATTATCAAGAGCTTTAATGACCACAGAATCGCAATGAGTTTTGCAATTTTAGGCTTAGTGCTACCCTTAGAAATTGATAATTTAGAGTGTGCTTCAATTTCTTTTCCTAAATTTCATACAATGCTTAATTCACTCAAACAAGGAAAATAA
- a CDS encoding 4-hydroxy-3-methylbut-2-enyl diphosphate reductase yields the protein MEIKMAKDYGFCFGVKRAIQIAEKNENSLIFGSLIHNAKEINRLEKNFNVKIEEDPKKISKDKSVIIRTHGIPKQDLEYLKNKGIKITDATCPYVIKPQQIVESMSKEGYQIVLFGDINHPEVKGVISYATNQTLVINSLEELQEKKLQRKVALVSQTTKQTPKLLQIASYLIERCPEVRIFNTICNATSHNQKAALDLSKEVDIMIVVGGKASSNTKQLLNIAKQHCKDSYLVEDESELKIEWFKDKTLCGITAGASTPDWIIENVKQKVSTF from the coding sequence ATGGAAATTAAAATGGCTAAGGATTATGGTTTTTGCTTTGGTGTCAAACGAGCTATACAGATTGCTGAAAAAAATGAAAACAGCTTGATTTTTGGCTCACTCATTCACAATGCTAAAGAAATCAATCGTTTAGAAAAAAACTTCAATGTAAAAATTGAAGAAGACCCTAAAAAAATCTCTAAAGACAAGAGCGTGATTATCAGAACCCATGGCATTCCTAAACAAGACTTAGAATATTTGAAAAATAAGGGGATAAAAATCACTGATGCGACTTGCCCATATGTGATTAAACCCCAACAAATTGTAGAATCTATGAGTAAAGAAGGTTATCAAATCGTGCTTTTTGGAGATATTAACCACCCTGAAGTTAAGGGCGTGATTAGTTATGCCACTAATCAAACTCTAGTGATTAACTCTTTAGAAGAATTGCAAGAAAAAAAGTTACAACGAAAAGTGGCTTTAGTCTCTCAAACCACCAAACAAACCCCAAAACTCTTACAAATCGCTTCTTATCTCATTGAAAGATGCCCTGAAGTGCGTATTTTTAATACGATTTGTAACGCTACTTCACACAATCAAAAAGCTGCTTTAGATTTGAGTAAAGAAGTGGATATTATGATAGTCGTAGGTGGCAAAGCTTCTTCAAACACCAAACAACTCTTAAATATTGCTAAACAGCATTGTAAGGACAGCTACCTGGTAGAAGATGAAAGCGAATTAAAAATAGAATGGTTTAAGGATAAAACCTTATGCGGCATTACGGCTGGGGCTTCTACGCCTGATTGGATTATAGAAAATGTCAAGCAAAAAGTTAGCACATTCTAA